The Apium graveolens cultivar Ventura chromosome 11, ASM990537v1, whole genome shotgun sequence genome has a window encoding:
- the LOC141697885 gene encoding nuclear transcription factor Y subunit B-3-like, which yields MADSDNESGGHNGGELSAREQDRFLPIANVSRIMKKALPANAKISKDAKETVQECVSEFISFVTGEASDKCQREKRKTINGDDLLWAMTTLGFEEYVEPLKVYLAKYREMEGERTGGAAAGGGRDDGGGGGGVQSWPHQGGGGGGGVQHQQYQHYNGAGGGNGSNNQGQVYGSGGFHQMGMGVGGGGGGGGGGGNIGGSGGGRQR from the coding sequence ATGGCTGACTCGGATAATGAGTCAGGAGGCCACAACGGCGGCGAGTTGTCGGCGCGTGAGCAAGACAGGTTCTTACCAATAGCAAACGTGAGCAGAATAATGAAGAAGGCTTTGCCTGCAAACGCCAAGATATCGAAAGATGCGAAGGAGACAGTGCAGGAGTGTGTGTCGGAGTTTATAAGCTTTGTGACCGGAGAAGCATCGGATAAGTGTCAGAGAGAGAAGAGGAAGACGATCAACGGTGATGATTTGCTGTGGGCTATGACTACTTTAGGGTTTGAAGAGTATGTTGAGCCTCTTAAGGTTTATCTCGCTAAGTATAGAGAGATGGAAGGTGAGAGAACTGGCGGTGCTGCTGCTGGTGGAGGGAGAGATGATGGCGGTGGTGGTGGTGGGGTTCAGAGCTGGCCCCACCAGGGAGGTGGAGGTGGTGGTGGGGTCCAGCATCAGCAGTATCAGCATTATAATGGTGCTGGTGGAGGGAATGGGAGTAATAATCAAGGACAGGTGTATGGTTCAGGAGGGTTTCATCAAATGGGGATGGGAGTGGGCGGCGGTGGAGGTGGGGGCGGCGGGGGTGGTAATATTGGCGGCAGTGGTGGTGGGAGACAACGGTAG
- the LOC141697191 gene encoding transcriptional adapter ADA2-like isoform X1: MGRSRAIPNPADDDPSQSRSKRKRTASNVENLESARTGQGTIEGKKALYHCNYCNKDISGKIRIKCAMCSDFDLCVECFSVGAEVYPHKSNHPYRVMDNLSFPLICPDWNADEEILLLEGIEMYGLGNWNEVAEHVGTKSRSQCVDHYNTIYMNSLCFPLPDMSHVMGKNREELLAMAREQGEVKKGLPVPGELTVKEESSFPARVKVEDQSRDILGRSLSSLVPEVGTGAASSNGKSSTGGVKRASSIVQSKVDSDGPKIEDRSVGEKKPRISGDEGPTLTELSGYNSKRQEFEIEYDNDAEQLLADMEFKDTDTDAEREIKLRILRIYSKRLDERKRRKDFILDRNLLYPDPFEKDLSPEEKEICQQFRVFMRFHMKEEHVDFLRVMIEEHRIRKRIQYLKEARAAGCRTYVEAERFIEQKRKREAEEHARKAKETPQTGPSGKFLQRANHLKGELDNSPRGGPPGSGFDEWNVNGFPGAELLSESERRLCTEIRILPAHYLKMLETLSIEVMKGRLSQKSDAHVLFDVDPSKVDKVYDMLMRKGIVQP; encoded by the exons TCGATCAAAGAGAAAGAGGACCGCTTCAAATGTGGAGAATTTAGAGTCTGCCAGAACAG GTCAAGGGACAATTGAAGGGAAAAAAGCATTATACCATTGCAACTATTGCAACAAAGATATCTCAGGAAAGATTCGCATTAAGTGTGCAATGTGTTCCGATTTTGACCTTTGTGTGGAATGCTTTTCAGTGGGAGCTGAAGTGTATCCTCATAAAAGCAACCATCCATATAGGGTTATG GATAATTTATCGTTCCCTCTCATATGTCCCGACTGGAATGCTGATGAGGAAATATTACTTCTAGAG GGTATTGAAATGTATGGACTGGGGAACTGGAATGAAGTTGCTGAGCATGTTGGAACGAAAAGTAGATCTCAGTGTGTTGACCACTACAATACTATATATATGAATTCGTTGTGCTTCCCTCTTCCG GACATGTCTCATGTTATGGGCAAGAACAGAGAAGAACTCCTTGCTATGGCTAGAGAGCAGGGGGAAGTGAAGAAAG GACTTCCAGTGCCAGGGGAACTTACAGTTAAAGAGGAGTCTTCATTTCCTGCAAGAGTCAA GGTTGAAGATCAAAGCAGAGACATTTTAGGGAGGTCATTATCTAGCTTAGTTCCTG AGGTCGGAACCGGTGCTGCGTCCAGCAATGGTAAATCATCCACAGGGGGCGTTAAAAGGGCATCTAGCATTGTACAGAGTAAAGTTGATTCCGATGGCCCCAAAATAGAAG ATAGAAGCGTTGGAGAGAAAAAACCTAGGATTTCAGGAGATGAAGGACCTACTTTGACAGAGTTAAGTGGCTATAATTCGAAGAGGCAGGAGTTTGAGATTGAATATGATAATGATGCTGAACAACTGCTTGCGGACATGGAATTTAAGGATACTGACACTGATGCTGAACGTGAAATCAAACTGCGGATATTGCGCATATACTCAAAGAG GCTCGATGAGAGGAAACGTCGAAAAGATTTTATACTTGACAGGAATTTACTTTACCCTGATCCTTTTGAAAAGGACCTCTCACCCGAAGAGAAGGAAATATGTCAACAATTTAGGGTGTTCATGCGATTTCATATGAAAGAGGAACATGTGGATTTTTTAAGAGTTATGATCGAAGAGCACAGGATTCGAAAAAGAATACAATATCTTAAG GAAGCTCGGGCTGCTGGCTGCCGCACATATGTCGAGGCAGAGAGGTTTATTGAGCAGAAGCGCAAGAGAGAAGCTGAAGAACATGCACGCAAGGCCAAGGAGACTCCTCAAACTGGGCCAAGTGGTAAATTCTTGCAGAGGGCTAACCATCTCAAAGGAGAACTTGACAACAGTCCCAGGGGAGGTCCTCCTGGGTCAGGTTTTGATGAGTGGAATGTCAATGGGTTTCCAGGAGCTGAGTTACTGTCTGAATCT GAGAGACGGTTGTGCACTGAGATCAGGATCCTCCCTGCACATTATCTTAAGATGCTGGAGACCTTGTCAATAGAGGTAATGAAAGGCAGGCTTTCTCAGAAATCAGATGCACATGTACTATTCGATGTTGATCCAAGCAAGGTGGATAAAGTGTATGATATGCTTATGAGAAAGGGGATTGTACAACCGTGA
- the LOC141697191 gene encoding transcriptional adapter ADA2-like isoform X2, with product MGRSRAIPNPADDDPSQSRSKRKRTASNVENLESARTGQGTIEGKKALYHCNYCNKDISGKIRIKCAMCSDFDLCVECFSVGAEVYPHKSNHPYRVMDNLSFPLICPDWNADEEILLLEGIEMYGLGNWNEVAEHVGTKSRSQCVDHYNTIYMNSLCFPLPDMSHVMGKNREELLAMAREQGEVKKGLPVPGELTVKEESSFPARVKVEDQSRDILGRSLSSLVPEVGTGAASSNGKSSTGGVKRASSIVQSKVDSDGPKIEDRSVGEKKPRISGDEGPTLTELSGYNSKRQEFEIEYDNDAEQLLADMEFKDTDTDAEREIKLRILRIYSKRLDERKRRKDFILDRNLLYPDPFEKDLSPEEKEICQQFRVFMRFHMKEEHVDFLRVMIEEHRIRKRIQYLKNFCRKLGLLAAAHMSRQRGLLSRSAREKLKNMHARPRRLLKLGQVVNSCRGLTISKENLTTVPGEVLLGQVLMSGMSMGFQELSYCLNLRDGCALRSGSSLHIILRCWRPCQ from the exons TCGATCAAAGAGAAAGAGGACCGCTTCAAATGTGGAGAATTTAGAGTCTGCCAGAACAG GTCAAGGGACAATTGAAGGGAAAAAAGCATTATACCATTGCAACTATTGCAACAAAGATATCTCAGGAAAGATTCGCATTAAGTGTGCAATGTGTTCCGATTTTGACCTTTGTGTGGAATGCTTTTCAGTGGGAGCTGAAGTGTATCCTCATAAAAGCAACCATCCATATAGGGTTATG GATAATTTATCGTTCCCTCTCATATGTCCCGACTGGAATGCTGATGAGGAAATATTACTTCTAGAG GGTATTGAAATGTATGGACTGGGGAACTGGAATGAAGTTGCTGAGCATGTTGGAACGAAAAGTAGATCTCAGTGTGTTGACCACTACAATACTATATATATGAATTCGTTGTGCTTCCCTCTTCCG GACATGTCTCATGTTATGGGCAAGAACAGAGAAGAACTCCTTGCTATGGCTAGAGAGCAGGGGGAAGTGAAGAAAG GACTTCCAGTGCCAGGGGAACTTACAGTTAAAGAGGAGTCTTCATTTCCTGCAAGAGTCAA GGTTGAAGATCAAAGCAGAGACATTTTAGGGAGGTCATTATCTAGCTTAGTTCCTG AGGTCGGAACCGGTGCTGCGTCCAGCAATGGTAAATCATCCACAGGGGGCGTTAAAAGGGCATCTAGCATTGTACAGAGTAAAGTTGATTCCGATGGCCCCAAAATAGAAG ATAGAAGCGTTGGAGAGAAAAAACCTAGGATTTCAGGAGATGAAGGACCTACTTTGACAGAGTTAAGTGGCTATAATTCGAAGAGGCAGGAGTTTGAGATTGAATATGATAATGATGCTGAACAACTGCTTGCGGACATGGAATTTAAGGATACTGACACTGATGCTGAACGTGAAATCAAACTGCGGATATTGCGCATATACTCAAAGAG GCTCGATGAGAGGAAACGTCGAAAAGATTTTATACTTGACAGGAATTTACTTTACCCTGATCCTTTTGAAAAGGACCTCTCACCCGAAGAGAAGGAAATATGTCAACAATTTAGGGTGTTCATGCGATTTCATATGAAAGAGGAACATGTGGATTTTTTAAGAGTTATGATCGAAGAGCACAGGATTCGAAAAAGAATACAATATCTTAAG AATTTTTGCAGGAAGCTCGGGCTGCTGGCTGCCGCACATATGTCGAGGCAGAGAGGTTTATTGAGCAGAAGCGCAAGAGAGAAGCTGAAGAACATGCACGCAAGGCCAAGGAGACTCCTCAAACTGGGCCAAGTGGTAAATTCTTGCAGAGGGCTAACCATCTCAAAGGAGAACTTGACAACAGTCCCAGGGGAGGTCCTCCTGGGTCAGGTTTTGATGAGTGGAATGTCAATGGGTTTCCAGGAGCTGAGTTACTGTCTGAATCT GAGAGACGGTTGTGCACTGAGATCAGGATCCTCCCTGCACATTATCTTAAGATGCTGGAGACCTTGTCAATAG